Within the Desulfuromonadales bacterium genome, the region GAGGGTGGTGATCGCATCCTTTGCGTCCTTCTCGCTGGCCATTTTAACATAGCCGCAGCCCTTGAACTGGCCCGTTTTGGCATCGGTGACCAGATGGATGTAGGCGACCTTGCCGACCACGGAAAAGAGTTTCCTGACCTCTTCTTCGGTGGCTTCCAGCGCGATATTCGTCACATAAAGATCTTTGCTCATCGTTTTCCCTTTTTTCGGTCCCGACGCCCCAAAACCAGGAGGGTATCCGGAGTGCAGCCAACCGTGGATTGTGAAGCCCACGGGATCATAGCACATTAGCGAACGAAAGACATCGGCAGGATCATACCCGGCCTGATTCTTCTTGCGCCCGATCACTCTCCCGGCTACCCTGAACCCGATTTTTGGGCAAAAACACCAACGAACCGGTCGCCAGGCAGAAAATGCTTTCCCGCTCGACGCTTGCCATCACCTGGATCAAACCCGTCCTTGCCGAGGAGCAGTGGGAATTCTTCCATCATCCCGACAAGCAGGACTTCTACCGCCGTCACGGCATTGACTGGGAGCGGCTTTGTGCCGCCTTCGAGCAGGGGGAGTTGACCCCCTGGCCCCGTTCGGAGCGGATTGGAAACCTTCCGGTCCATCTCGCCTACCACACTTACGAAGATTACCTGAAATACCTCGCCAAGGCCAGGCGGGGATACCGGATCAACTATTCCAGAATGGAGAACGATCTGCAGCGATTCGGCGGCTTGACCCTCAAAGCCCCCATCGTGCTCTGTGGCGCCGAGGAGGCTCTGCTCTTCTCTGGTTACCGGCGGCTCTGCCTCGCCTGGAACTACGGGATGC harbors:
- a CDS encoding RNA-binding protein, whose product is MIGRKKNQAGYDPADVFRSLMCYDPVGFTIHGWLHSGYPPGFGASGPKKGKTMSKDLYVTNIALEATEEEVRKLFSVVGKVAYIHLVTDAKTGQFKGCGYVKMASEKDAKDAITTLDGARLINRIIKVSEALPQKTAGPKGGAERRPPVRNKGPGGRRK